The Solibacillus sp. FSL R7-0682 genome includes a window with the following:
- a CDS encoding MFS transporter, with translation MPKKTFILLVFIMFLSMTGYGIVLPVLPFFADELGLSSFQMSSLITGWAFTQFLVLPFWGKCIDKFGRKPVLVFGLVGFGFAFLLMNIAQNYIQLLFIRIIGAILSSGTQPAVFAIIADTSEPRERGKAMAHLAAANGLGFLLGPVLGSAFVPFGLSIPFIFAGFLSLITVPFALLFVKEPAERGEIKHTSPLFQSIGHSIKPGYLLLFLITFALALATSSILGILGYFLIEQFQAGATETGWAFTIQSAAAVIIQLTVLSLLYKYFSEDTITKYGILITTIGFACFIITYHISFVFIGVLLIGAGQALIKPTLLALLSKKNELGHGMVMSLHGAYDSLGRSIGPLLAGSLFLFDPVAPFIMSFIICGLLFMFVSFEQRKTYRVTITSKEVS, from the coding sequence GTGCCTAAGAAAACGTTCATACTGTTAGTTTTCATTATGTTTTTATCGATGACTGGCTACGGAATTGTCTTACCGGTTCTCCCCTTTTTTGCTGACGAGCTTGGATTAAGCTCATTTCAAATGTCGAGTCTAATTACTGGGTGGGCCTTTACTCAATTTTTGGTGCTCCCATTTTGGGGCAAGTGCATTGATAAATTTGGACGGAAGCCAGTACTTGTTTTCGGGCTCGTAGGTTTCGGGTTTGCATTTTTACTCATGAACATTGCCCAAAATTACATTCAATTACTGTTCATTCGAATTATTGGTGCCATCCTTTCTAGTGGAACACAGCCTGCTGTTTTTGCGATTATTGCGGATACGAGTGAGCCACGGGAACGAGGAAAGGCGATGGCCCATTTGGCAGCAGCGAATGGACTTGGATTTTTATTAGGTCCTGTATTAGGAAGTGCTTTCGTTCCGTTCGGCTTATCAATTCCATTTATCTTTGCTGGGTTCCTTAGCTTAATTACTGTCCCTTTTGCCCTTCTATTCGTAAAAGAGCCAGCAGAAAGAGGAGAGATCAAACATACCTCCCCTCTTTTCCAATCAATTGGACATTCAATTAAACCCGGCTACTTGTTATTATTTTTAATCACATTCGCGCTAGCGCTCGCTACCTCTAGCATTCTTGGCATTCTTGGTTATTTTTTAATTGAGCAATTCCAGGCAGGGGCAACAGAAACTGGATGGGCATTTACGATTCAGTCTGCTGCTGCAGTGATCATTCAATTAACAGTATTGTCTTTACTTTATAAGTACTTCAGTGAGGATACGATTACAAAATACGGCATATTAATTACGACCATTGGCTTTGCGTGCTTTATAATCACCTATCATATTAGTTTTGTCTTTATTGGCGTGTTATTAATTGGTGCAGGGCAAGCACTTATTAAACCTACACTACTTGCCCTACTATCGAAGAAAAATGAGCTAGGACACGGAATGGTGATGAGTTTACACGGTGCTTACGATAGTTTAGGTCGCAGTATCGGTCCTTTACTAGCCGGCTCGTTGTTTTTATTCGATCCTGTAGCCCCTTTCATTATGTCATTTATCATTTGTGGATTATTATTCATGTTTGTTTCCTTTGAACAACGAAAAACTTATCGTGTCACAATTACAAGTAAAGAGGTGTCGTGA